In a single window of the Mustelus asterias chromosome 3, sMusAst1.hap1.1, whole genome shotgun sequence genome:
- the LOC144491771 gene encoding uncharacterized protein LOC144491771, with product MNEKRRQRQEMQRIERQRSLSGHENCNQPQAVLQAIKAHGCPVSQQVVQSSLQPLSSRLRGMTLCPKPLMFPPAIKPLPETSPGELAVKPVGISPIPARPVRPEDPRNRSAVNSEQEKITHGMFFIVRETYAPPKMPVPTPLEERLLKERFPNYKIPFIKHNPRLIERKIFTPILDSICIPEKQQTDPKKFSAILREIPELCNSQKAVESEVLRQLNG from the exons ATGAATGAGAAGCGACGCCAACGGCAGGAAATGCAACGCATTGAGCGGCAGCGCAGCCTGTCAGGACATGAGAACTGCAACCAGCCACAAGCTGTGCTCCAAG CGATTAAAGCTCATGGATGTCCGGTGTCACAGCAGGTTGTCCAGAGCAGTTTACAGCCACTCTCCAGTCGTCTGCGAGGAATGACCCTGTGCCCAAAGCCACTGATGTTCCCACCAGCAATCAAACCCCTGCCAGAAACATCACCCGGAGAACTGGCTGTCAAACCAGTGGGAATTTCGCCGATTCCCGCCAGGCCGGTCCGGCCAGAGGACCCCCGCAATCGGTCAGCTGTCAACTCCGAGCAGGAGAAGATTACCCATGG CATGTTTTTCATAGTGAGGGAGACGTATGCTCCACCGAAGATGCCTGTGCCCACGCCCCTGGAGGAGAGGCTGCTGAAGGAACGGTTCCCAAACTACAAGATCCCGTTCATTAAGCACAACCCCAGGCTGATCGAGAGGAAGATCTTCACCCCAATCCTGGATTCCATCTGCATTCCCGAGAAACAGCAAACTGATCCAAAGAAG TTCTCTGCGATCTTGAGAGAAATTCCGGAACTTTGCAAttcccagaaggctgtggaaagtGAAGTATTGCGTCAGTTAAATGGTTAA